The Vitis riparia cultivar Riparia Gloire de Montpellier isolate 1030 chromosome 10, EGFV_Vit.rip_1.0, whole genome shotgun sequence genome includes a region encoding these proteins:
- the LOC117923386 gene encoding LOW QUALITY PROTEIN: uncharacterized protein LOC117923386 (The sequence of the model RefSeq protein was modified relative to this genomic sequence to represent the inferred CDS: inserted 1 base in 1 codon): protein MRVAEREGAMKNTIRCCISCILPCGALDVVRIVHSNGHVEEISGTITASEIMKAHPKHVLKKPSSSSEEGVVPKIVVVPPDAELQRGKIYFLMPIPHHXEKTRSRSSTRKKRRDSESNNTNTHHHHSNTANNTISMTNLLISDRYLSEILSEKISTQRDRRRGRVGVWRPHLESISETPSDL from the exons atGAGAGTTGCAGAGAGAGAAGGAGCCATGAAGAACACCATCAGGTGCTGCATCTCTTGCATTCTTCCATGCGGCGCCCTCGACGTTGTTCGCATAGTACACTCCAATGGCCATGTTGAAGAAATCAGTGGCACCATTACAGCCAGCGAGATCATGAAAGCCCATCCGAAGCACGTATTGAAGAAACCCTCCTCCTCATCCGAAGAAGGGGTTGTTCCAAAGATAGTGGTAGTGCCTCCCGACGCAGAACTCCAACGTGGGAAGATCTATTTTCTCATGCCCATCCCCCACC CCGAAAAGACTCGATCGAGATCGTCGACACGGAAGAAGAGAAGAGATTCCGAAAGCAACAACACCAACACCCACCACCACCACAGCAACACCGCCAACAACACCATATCAATGACAAACCTTCTCATTTCTGATCGGTACTTGAGTGAAATCCTTTCGGAGAAGATATCAACACAGAGGGATCGAAGGCGGGGGCGTGTGGGTGTGTGGAGGCCTCATTTAGAAAGCATCTCCGAGACACCAAGTGATCTGTGA
- the LOC117923811 gene encoding trihelix transcription factor ASIL1-like isoform X2 encodes MGDLTDSLPPSTAPQRSAPFREDCWSEDATSTLVDAWGRRYIELNRGNLRQKDWQEVADAVNARHGHVKKARRTDVQCKNRIDTIKKKYKIEKARVTTSNGALTSSWPFFSRLDALIGPTLSAKKPSSASPPLALPLPYWKTPSPAAPSASVGALPQKRPMPAVDDSYFRRNYSAVAAAAAAEAVDEDDDEEEEEEESRWSAERSGDVDGMRQLARAIERFGEVYEKVEAEKQKQMFELEKQRMQFAKDVEFQRMKMFMDTQVQLEKIKRAKRSGLNGFFSLNGDGVRRTSRLSIECLG; translated from the exons ATGGGTGACCTCACCGATTCTCTCCCCCCCTCCACCGCCCCTCAGCGTTCAGCCCCCTTTCGCGAGGATTGCTGGAGCGAGGACGCCACTTCCACTCTTGTCGACGCCTGGGGCCGCCGTTACATAGAACTCAATCGCGGTAACCTCCGTCAGAAGGACTGGCAGGAGGTGGCTGATGCCGTTAACGCACGTCATGGCCATGTGAAGAAGGCTCGCCGGACGGATGTTCAATGTAAGAACCGTATCGACACCATTAAGAAAAAGTACAAGATCGAGAAAGCTAGGGTTACCACTTCCAATGGAGCCCTAACCAGTTCCTGGCCTTTCTTTTCCCGCTTGGATGCCCTAATCGGACCCACCTTGTCCGCAAAGAAGCCTTCCTCGGCTTCTCCGCCATTAGCCCTTCCTTTGCCCTACTGGAAGACGCCTTCTCCGGCAGCCCCATCGGCGTCCGTTGGGGCTCTGCCGCAGAAACGCCCGATGCCGGCTGTTGATGATTCGTATTTTCGCCGCAACTATTCGGCCGTTGCAGCGGCGGCAGCGGCAGAGGCAGTGGACGAGGACGATGAcgaggaagaggaggaagaagagtcGAGGTGGAGCGCTGAGCGCAGTGGGGACGTAGATGGGATGAGGCAGTTGGCGCGGGCAATAGAGAGGTTTGGGGAAGTATATGAGAAAGTGGAGGCAGAGAAGCAGAAGCAGATGTTTGAATTGGAGAAGCAGCGAATGCAGTTTGCGAAGGATGTGGAGTTTCAGAGGATGAAGATGTTCATGGACACCCAGGTTCAGCTTGAGAAGATCAAGCGAGCCAAGAGGTCGGGTTTGAATG GATTCTTCTCACTTAATGGAGATGGAGTTCGAAGGACTTCAAGGTTATCTATTGAATGCTTAGGTTGA
- the LOC117923811 gene encoding trihelix transcription factor ASIL1-like isoform X3: MGDLTDSLPPSTAPQRSAPFREDCWSEDATSTLVDAWGRRYIELNRGNLRQKDWQEVADAVNARHGHVKKARRTDVQCKNRIDTIKKKYKIEKARVTTSNGALTSSWPFFSRLDALIGPTLSAKKPSSASPPLALPLPYWKTPSPAAPSASVGALPQKRPMPAVDDSYFRRNYSAVAAAAAAEAVDEDDDEEEEEEESRWSAERSGDVDGMRQLARAIERFGEVYEKVEAEKQKQMFELEKQRMQFAKDVEFQRMKMFMDTQVQLEKIKRAKRSGLNDLLFLFTDIYS, from the exons ATGGGTGACCTCACCGATTCTCTCCCCCCCTCCACCGCCCCTCAGCGTTCAGCCCCCTTTCGCGAGGATTGCTGGAGCGAGGACGCCACTTCCACTCTTGTCGACGCCTGGGGCCGCCGTTACATAGAACTCAATCGCGGTAACCTCCGTCAGAAGGACTGGCAGGAGGTGGCTGATGCCGTTAACGCACGTCATGGCCATGTGAAGAAGGCTCGCCGGACGGATGTTCAATGTAAGAACCGTATCGACACCATTAAGAAAAAGTACAAGATCGAGAAAGCTAGGGTTACCACTTCCAATGGAGCCCTAACCAGTTCCTGGCCTTTCTTTTCCCGCTTGGATGCCCTAATCGGACCCACCTTGTCCGCAAAGAAGCCTTCCTCGGCTTCTCCGCCATTAGCCCTTCCTTTGCCCTACTGGAAGACGCCTTCTCCGGCAGCCCCATCGGCGTCCGTTGGGGCTCTGCCGCAGAAACGCCCGATGCCGGCTGTTGATGATTCGTATTTTCGCCGCAACTATTCGGCCGTTGCAGCGGCGGCAGCGGCAGAGGCAGTGGACGAGGACGATGAcgaggaagaggaggaagaagagtcGAGGTGGAGCGCTGAGCGCAGTGGGGACGTAGATGGGATGAGGCAGTTGGCGCGGGCAATAGAGAGGTTTGGGGAAGTATATGAGAAAGTGGAGGCAGAGAAGCAGAAGCAGATGTTTGAATTGGAGAAGCAGCGAATGCAGTTTGCGAAGGATGTGGAGTTTCAGAGGATGAAGATGTTCATGGACACCCAGGTTCAGCTTGAGAAGATCAAGCGAGCCAAGAGGTCGGGTTTGAATG ATTTGTTGTTCCTTTTTACAGACATTTATAGCTAG
- the LOC117923811 gene encoding trihelix transcription factor ASIL1-like isoform X4 has product MGDLTDSLPPSTAPQRSAPFREDCWSEDATSTLVDAWGRRYIELNRGNLRQKDWQEVADAVNARHGHVKKARRTDVQCKNRIDTIKKKYKIEKARVTTSNGALTSSWPFFSRLDALIGPTLSAKKPSSASPPLALPLPYWKTPSPAAPSASVGALPQKRPMPAVDDSYFRRNYSAVAAAAAAEAVDEDDDEEEEEEESRWSAERSGDVDGMRQLARAIERFGEVYEKVEAEKQKQMFELEKQRMQFAKDVEFQRMKMFMDTQVQLEKIKRAKRSGLNDIYS; this is encoded by the exons ATGGGTGACCTCACCGATTCTCTCCCCCCCTCCACCGCCCCTCAGCGTTCAGCCCCCTTTCGCGAGGATTGCTGGAGCGAGGACGCCACTTCCACTCTTGTCGACGCCTGGGGCCGCCGTTACATAGAACTCAATCGCGGTAACCTCCGTCAGAAGGACTGGCAGGAGGTGGCTGATGCCGTTAACGCACGTCATGGCCATGTGAAGAAGGCTCGCCGGACGGATGTTCAATGTAAGAACCGTATCGACACCATTAAGAAAAAGTACAAGATCGAGAAAGCTAGGGTTACCACTTCCAATGGAGCCCTAACCAGTTCCTGGCCTTTCTTTTCCCGCTTGGATGCCCTAATCGGACCCACCTTGTCCGCAAAGAAGCCTTCCTCGGCTTCTCCGCCATTAGCCCTTCCTTTGCCCTACTGGAAGACGCCTTCTCCGGCAGCCCCATCGGCGTCCGTTGGGGCTCTGCCGCAGAAACGCCCGATGCCGGCTGTTGATGATTCGTATTTTCGCCGCAACTATTCGGCCGTTGCAGCGGCGGCAGCGGCAGAGGCAGTGGACGAGGACGATGAcgaggaagaggaggaagaagagtcGAGGTGGAGCGCTGAGCGCAGTGGGGACGTAGATGGGATGAGGCAGTTGGCGCGGGCAATAGAGAGGTTTGGGGAAGTATATGAGAAAGTGGAGGCAGAGAAGCAGAAGCAGATGTTTGAATTGGAGAAGCAGCGAATGCAGTTTGCGAAGGATGTGGAGTTTCAGAGGATGAAGATGTTCATGGACACCCAGGTTCAGCTTGAGAAGATCAAGCGAGCCAAGAGGTCGGGTTTGAATG ACATTTATAGCTAG
- the LOC117923811 gene encoding trihelix transcription factor ASIL1-like isoform X1, whose product MGDLTDSLPPSTAPQRSAPFREDCWSEDATSTLVDAWGRRYIELNRGNLRQKDWQEVADAVNARHGHVKKARRTDVQCKNRIDTIKKKYKIEKARVTTSNGALTSSWPFFSRLDALIGPTLSAKKPSSASPPLALPLPYWKTPSPAAPSASVGALPQKRPMPAVDDSYFRRNYSAVAAAAAAEAVDEDDDEEEEEEESRWSAERSGDVDGMRQLARAIERFGEVYEKVEAEKQKQMFELEKQRMQFAKDVEFQRMKMFMDTQVQLEKIKRAKRSGLNDSEAVNNFSLLYNSGGLTPWWLHKL is encoded by the exons ATGGGTGACCTCACCGATTCTCTCCCCCCCTCCACCGCCCCTCAGCGTTCAGCCCCCTTTCGCGAGGATTGCTGGAGCGAGGACGCCACTTCCACTCTTGTCGACGCCTGGGGCCGCCGTTACATAGAACTCAATCGCGGTAACCTCCGTCAGAAGGACTGGCAGGAGGTGGCTGATGCCGTTAACGCACGTCATGGCCATGTGAAGAAGGCTCGCCGGACGGATGTTCAATGTAAGAACCGTATCGACACCATTAAGAAAAAGTACAAGATCGAGAAAGCTAGGGTTACCACTTCCAATGGAGCCCTAACCAGTTCCTGGCCTTTCTTTTCCCGCTTGGATGCCCTAATCGGACCCACCTTGTCCGCAAAGAAGCCTTCCTCGGCTTCTCCGCCATTAGCCCTTCCTTTGCCCTACTGGAAGACGCCTTCTCCGGCAGCCCCATCGGCGTCCGTTGGGGCTCTGCCGCAGAAACGCCCGATGCCGGCTGTTGATGATTCGTATTTTCGCCGCAACTATTCGGCCGTTGCAGCGGCGGCAGCGGCAGAGGCAGTGGACGAGGACGATGAcgaggaagaggaggaagaagagtcGAGGTGGAGCGCTGAGCGCAGTGGGGACGTAGATGGGATGAGGCAGTTGGCGCGGGCAATAGAGAGGTTTGGGGAAGTATATGAGAAAGTGGAGGCAGAGAAGCAGAAGCAGATGTTTGAATTGGAGAAGCAGCGAATGCAGTTTGCGAAGGATGTGGAGTTTCAGAGGATGAAGATGTTCATGGACACCCAGGTTCAGCTTGAGAAGATCAAGCGAGCCAAGAGGTCGGGTTTGAATG ATTCTGAAGCTGTGAACAACTTCAGTCTTCTCTACAATTCTGGAGGCCTTACTCCTTGGTGGCTTCATAAGCTGTGA